The Glycine max cultivar Williams 82 chromosome 3, Glycine_max_v4.0, whole genome shotgun sequence sequence tttatttttatcagCGTCAGATAAACTTGATCACTTGATATTTCACATATGGAACTCCAAGTCTATATATCTAAGtggtttttatcttttaatattgtcacatatatataaatacaataCATAATATATAATGTTGAGTCATGACTAGAAAATGTGGATGGCATTTGTGAACAAGATTTGGTTACAATAATTTGATGTACCTTAATGAGTTCAGATGGCCTGAATCCACCAATCCACATGAAGCAACGTTCAGCTGGGGTCTTCCACATGCCAGAAACAAGATGGAACACATCTGTTTTGGCCACTAAGCTCTTGAGGTTCATCACTTGGTCATAATGCGCCAAACAATTGTCAACAAAAAGTCTAAGCTCGTTCTCAGGAAGGTGCTCTTGCACTGCAGCTCTTAGCTCACACACTATGCGGTGGTTCTCCTCTtgccatctagcatattctACGTCAAACATTGCAGCCTCTGAAATTTATATGTACACattcataagaaaataaaaacatattggaaattaaatattaaacttaAGAGAATAAAGCATGCATATCATGTTAGTGGGAAGAGAGACCCGTGCTAATGGTATTCATAGTGACAGGAAGTCCTTGCTCTCCACCCAAGAGTGCACCTCCACCCAAGAACATGCCCTAAAAATAGAAACACGCATTACTTGTAAGTTGTAAAAGTTAAAAACCACAGGGTGTTTGAAGATGAAAACTTTAGCAATGTCATGGCCAGTTATAGCATATTCTAGTTCCTTACCTGAGTTCTAGCACGTTGTAGCTCTTGTTCCAGCTGATTCAGCCTAATCCTACTCGACTCTAGTTGTTGAACATAGGCCTAAGAGagataaagagagagaaagaggacaAACAGAATGGTACATGGCTGATAATAAGGCCTTTGACAAGTCTTACCGAAAGAGTGTAAAAACAACAGgttgagttaaaagttaaaataattttcctgGGGAATCACTTAAAAATTACCTTTTTCCTAAGCCTGCTTTTCCTAGCTGCCTCTCTATTCTGAGCAAGTCTTCTGAGTGTCTGTGCACAACGTTTTAAAGCGCATATATTAGCATCAATTGccaccttttttaaaaaaaaaagagtaactagcttggaaaaacaaaaggagatggaagaaagatataaaaaaaaaattaatagttaacCTTAGGATCTGGTGTTTTAGGTCCTTCATGTTCAGAACTTGACGTTGGACCTTTGCGATTGCCCTCTCGCTGTCATAGTAAACGCATAAGTGATTAGTTAGAtaaatattagataataataataagaagaagaagaattatacTTAAGGTCAGAACCTTCGCAGGCTTCAAAGATGCTACCAAACTCTGATTCTTATTctagttatttatatataactataatttctctgatatatattattatgttgGTACCTTGACAGGTTTGGGTGGTTGAGGGGCAGAAGCAGTTTCGTTTCGGGGGTTAGCCAACTCCATCGACGGCTCTGATGGTCTCTTTGATCCACTTGTTTGTGGAGAAACTAGCTCTATGTTAGCCTATCAAAAtcatcaaatataaatatataaaaccaATTAATATAGTGCTATTATTAATTACTACGATTAATTTTGAACAAACTTATATCACCATCTATATATTCAGCACGTATTAATAACAGAAAGAGAATGTAAGAGTATagtatcaaatacaaaattgacaGTGTGAGATATCGATAATGATTACACCTTGGACTTGGATGATGATGGCTCTACGTGCATAGGCTTAGAGGGGAAAATGTTGAGAGTCGGAGGCCTCATTCCTGATGATGAGTTCTCTGCCGAGAAGCACACATGCACCAAATTCATCAACATCAATTTAtgtgtaaatatatttaagcaagttaatattgatattaaggtgagaaaaagttaatattaatatatagtatAAACGGAGAGAAATGAAAGACGGAAAGAGGGTCTTTTTTTCAAGGAACGGAATGATTTAGAGACGACCCAAATGAGAAAACGAGAGGTGTGAGTGTGAGGCAAACGAATTGGTATGGGAATTATCATGCATTTGTAGCCCTTTCTTCCAAActgaaaaaaaggagaaaactaTAGAGTAAAAGCAGAAGGAACCCCCCATACCCTACTCGTTACCCTTTTCAGTACATGTGGTGTTTTTGTTTGAAGGAGATCATGACACCCGGTTTGTTACATGTCATGGTCTCACACCCTCAAACCCCAAgcaataaaaacaagaaaacaaataaactagaaaaaaaaaatgtggagagagaaagagagtagagaaaattttcaattttttttcttttttagaaacgGAAATGTCTACTCCATTTTTTTTACCCCTCTCTTCTGTGCAAGGATCTGGTCAAAGGAAGTACGAAGCTGCTGCAGATACGAATCAAACCAGAGACATGCTTTTGGTGTGACCAAACAAAGAGAATCTCCTAAACGAACGAAAAGTGGTCGA is a genomic window containing:
- the BZIP30 gene encoding putative bZIP domain class transcription factor isoform X1, with protein sequence MMASSKTTNPITTTTQLEPLPPPQHRHHPHHLHQLQQQQHQHHYHQQIHDHQISFGLMQSSSSSSSIPGNYLGSKDSGAYDLGELDQAFFLYLDGQADPSSVQDQRQNSSSGMRPPTLNIFPSKPMHVEPSSSKSKANIELVSPQTSGSKRPSEPSMELANPRNETASAPQPPKPVKREGNRKGPTSSSEHEGPKTPDPKVAIDANICALKRCAQTLRRLAQNREAARKSRLRKKAYVQQLESSRIRLNQLEQELQRARTQGMFLGGGALLGGEQGLPVTMNTISTEAAMFDVEYARWQEENHRIVCELRAAVQEHLPENELRLFVDNCLAHYDQVMNLKSLVAKTDVFHLVSGMWKTPAERCFMWIGGFRPSELIKIIVSQIEPLTEQQILGICGLQQSTQEAEEALSQGLEALNQSLSDTITSDSLSYPPNMANYMGQMAVAMNKLSTLEGFVRQADNLRHQTIHRLHQILTTRQAARCFLAIAEYFHRLRALSSLWLARPRQE
- the BZIP30 gene encoding putative bZIP domain class transcription factor codes for the protein MMASSKTTNPITTTTQLEPLPPPQHRHHPHHLHQLQQQQHQHHYHQQIHDHQISFGLMQSSSSSSSIPGNYLGSKDSGAYDLGELDQAFFLYLDGQADPSSVQDQRQNSSSGMRPPTLNIFPSKPMHVEPSSSKSKANIELVSPQTSGSKRPSEPSMELANPRNETASAPQPPKPVKREGNRKGPTSSSEHEGPKTPDPKTLRRLAQNREAARKSRLRKKAYVQQLESSRIRLNQLEQELQRARTQGMFLGGGALLGGEQGLPVTMNTISTEAAMFDVEYARWQEENHRIVCELRAAVQEHLPENELRLFVDNCLAHYDQVMNLKSLVAKTDVFHLVSGMWKTPAERCFMWIGGFRPSELIKIIVSQIEPLTEQQILGICGLQQSTQEAEEALSQGLEALNQSLSDTITSDSLSYPPNMANYMGQMAVAMNKLSTLEGFVRQADNLRHQTIHRLHQILTTRQAARCFLAIAEYFHRLRALSSLWLARPRQE